A region of Gemmatimonadales bacterium DNA encodes the following proteins:
- the rpmB gene encoding 50S ribosomal protein L28, with translation MARKCTVCGKGPTFGNTVSHANNRTIRRWYPNLQTVRTLVDGAPKRVRVCVACIKSNRVKKAG, from the coding sequence GTGGCGCGGAAGTGCACGGTATGCGGCAAGGGCCCGACGTTCGGCAACACCGTCTCCCACGCCAACAACCGGACGATACGGCGCTGGTACCCCAACCTCCAGACCGTGCGGACGTTGGTGGACGGCGCCCCCAAGCGGGTGCGGGTCTGCGTGGCCTGTATCAAGTCGAATCGGGTGAAAAAGGCGGGGTGA
- the rplQ gene encoding 50S ribosomal protein L17, which translates to MRHRAKHRQLSRTSEHRRALLSNMATSLFRHDAIVTTVAKAKELRPVAEKLITLARRGDLHARRLVERRIRDKDVSSRLFKEIGPRFQARPGGYTRIIRIGHRVGDGAETARIELLKE; encoded by the coding sequence ATGCGGCATCGGGCCAAGCACCGCCAGCTCTCCCGCACCTCGGAGCACCGCCGGGCGCTGCTCTCGAACATGGCGACCAGCCTGTTCCGTCACGACGCCATCGTCACGACGGTAGCCAAGGCCAAGGAGCTGCGGCCGGTGGCGGAGAAGCTCATAACCCTGGCCCGCCGCGGCGACCTGCACGCGCGCCGGCTGGTAGAACGCCGCATCCGGGACAAGGACGTGAGCAGCCGGCTGTTCAAGGAGATCGGGCCGCGTTTCCAGGCCCGGCCCGGCGGCTACACCCGCATCATCCGGATCGGCCACCGGGTCGGCGACGGGGCGGAGACGGCCAGGATCGAGCTGCTGAAGGAATAG
- the gmd gene encoding GDP-mannose 4,6-dehydratase translates to MPTALITGVTGQDGSYLAELLLAKGYRVVGMVRRTSHDSYERIQHLVGAIEIMAADLLDQHSLQSVIADARPDEIYNLAAQSFVPTSWSQPVLTGEFTALGVTRLLDAIRLAKPDAKFYQASSSEMFGKVRETPQVETTPFYPRSPYGVAKVYGHYITVNYRESYGLYAVSGILFNHESPRRGLEFVTRKITDGVARIKLGLITSLKLGNLDARRDWGYAGDYVDAMWRMLQQPEPEDYVIGTGVQHSVRDCCQVAFGHVGLDWQRHVEHDARYDRPAEVDLLLANPSKARTRLGWMPGVSFEQLIKMMVDADLARLQGKS, encoded by the coding sequence ATGCCGACCGCGCTGATCACCGGAGTCACAGGCCAGGACGGCTCGTACCTCGCCGAGCTGCTGCTCGCCAAGGGCTATCGGGTCGTGGGCATGGTGCGTCGTACCTCACACGACAGCTACGAGCGCATCCAGCATCTGGTCGGCGCGATAGAAATCATGGCGGCCGACCTGTTGGACCAGCATTCGTTGCAGAGCGTGATCGCGGATGCCCGGCCGGACGAGATCTACAACCTCGCGGCGCAGTCTTTCGTCCCGACCTCGTGGTCGCAGCCGGTGCTGACGGGTGAGTTCACGGCCCTGGGGGTCACGCGGCTGCTCGACGCCATCCGCCTGGCGAAGCCCGACGCGAAGTTCTATCAGGCCAGCTCCAGCGAGATGTTCGGCAAGGTGCGCGAGACGCCCCAGGTAGAGACCACGCCCTTCTACCCGCGGTCGCCTTACGGCGTGGCGAAGGTCTACGGGCATTACATCACGGTGAACTACCGCGAATCGTACGGCCTGTACGCGGTCAGCGGGATCCTCTTCAACCACGAGAGCCCGCGCCGCGGGCTCGAGTTCGTGACGCGCAAGATCACCGACGGCGTGGCGCGCATCAAGCTGGGGCTGATAACCAGCCTCAAGCTGGGGAACCTCGACGCCCGGCGCGACTGGGGCTACGCGGGCGACTACGTTGACGCGATGTGGCGGATGCTCCAGCAGCCGGAGCCCGAGGACTACGTGATCGGGACCGGCGTGCAGCACAGTGTCCGGGACTGCTGCCAGGTGGCGTTCGGGCACGTGGGTCTCGACTGGCAACGTCACGTAGAGCACGATGCCCGGTACGACCGTCCGGCCGAGGTCGACCTGCTGCTCGCGAACCCGTCGAAGGCCCGAACCCGGCTGGGCTGGATGCCGGGGGTGAGCTTCGAGCAACTCATCAAGATGATGGTTGATGCGGATCTGGCCCGGCTCCAAGGAAAGTCGTGA
- a CDS encoding DNA-directed RNA polymerase subunit alpha — protein MTIDLTGLVRPHLVEMTKREDNPNAAEFRLQPLERGFGYTLGNAMRRMLLSSLRGSAVWAFRMDGVQHEHQTVPGVVEDVHQIIQKLKSLTIVLAPEVDEAVLHIHHAAEGPVYVRDIEPHGSVRVVNPDHLLFTVQDDHELNMELYVKKGRGYVEAEQHPVDRAMPVDVVRVDSLYSPVRRANFTVTETRVGQRTDFDRLTLTVETNGAITPEDAVAYAAALSQHHFSYFVSFGTVPMVEAETAAQPSGDTERLRTLLGRVIDECGLSVRSINSLKNSNIRTLGDLVRNTEEQLLKVRNVGEKAVAEIAELLLREGLNFGMQWEESEAGFRLLDRGTTPVVRPVTAEAGKEA, from the coding sequence ATGACCATCGATTTGACGGGGCTGGTCCGCCCGCACCTGGTCGAGATGACCAAGCGGGAAGACAACCCGAACGCCGCCGAGTTCCGGCTGCAGCCGCTCGAGCGGGGGTTCGGGTACACGCTGGGCAACGCCATGCGGCGGATGCTGCTTTCCTCGCTGCGCGGGTCCGCCGTGTGGGCGTTCCGCATGGACGGCGTCCAGCACGAGCACCAGACGGTGCCGGGCGTGGTCGAGGACGTGCACCAGATCATCCAGAAGCTCAAGTCGCTGACGATCGTGCTCGCGCCCGAAGTCGACGAGGCCGTGCTGCATATCCATCATGCGGCCGAAGGCCCGGTTTACGTGCGCGACATCGAGCCGCACGGCTCGGTGCGCGTGGTGAACCCGGACCACCTCCTGTTCACGGTGCAGGACGACCACGAGCTCAACATGGAGCTCTACGTCAAGAAGGGCCGCGGGTACGTCGAGGCCGAGCAGCACCCGGTGGACCGCGCGATGCCGGTCGACGTGGTGCGGGTGGACTCGCTCTACAGCCCGGTTCGGCGCGCCAACTTCACCGTCACGGAGACGCGCGTGGGACAGCGCACCGACTTCGACCGCCTCACCCTCACCGTCGAGACCAACGGGGCGATCACCCCTGAGGACGCGGTGGCGTACGCGGCCGCGCTCTCCCAGCACCACTTCTCGTACTTCGTCTCCTTCGGCACGGTGCCGATGGTCGAGGCCGAGACCGCGGCGCAGCCCTCGGGCGACACCGAGCGTCTTCGCACGCTGCTGGGCCGCGTGATCGACGAGTGCGGCCTCTCGGTCCGGTCCATCAACTCACTCAAGAACTCCAACATCCGGACTCTCGGCGACCTGGTGCGCAACACCGAGGAACAGCTCCTCAAGGTGCGCAACGTCGGTGAGAAGGCGGTGGCCGAAATAGCCGAGCTGCTGCTGCGCGAGGGGCTGAACTTCGGCATGCAGTGGGAAGAGAGCGAGGCGGGGTTCCGCCTCCTCGACCGCGGTACGACTCCCGTGGTACGGCCGGTAACGGCCGAGGCGGGGAAGGAAGCGTAG
- the rpsD gene encoding 30S ribosomal protein S4, which yields MGRYTDANCKLCRREGEKLFLKGARCLTEKCAVEKRAYAPGQHGQTAGRRRKASQYSRQLREKQKVKRIYGLTERQFRNTFQRVLREDGVTGENLLIALESRLDNVVYRLGFAASRKAARQLVGHGHVEVNGRRVDVPSFVLKQGDEIRVAQASRELESVAVAQDLASKGQAVPWIAVDREARTGKVTERPSRDTIPVAAEEQLIVELYSK from the coding sequence GTGGGACGATACACGGACGCGAACTGCAAGCTCTGCCGCCGCGAGGGGGAGAAGCTGTTCCTCAAGGGCGCACGGTGCCTGACGGAGAAGTGCGCGGTGGAGAAGCGCGCCTATGCGCCCGGCCAGCACGGCCAGACGGCGGGGCGCCGGCGCAAGGCGTCGCAGTACTCGCGCCAGCTGCGTGAGAAGCAGAAGGTGAAGCGGATCTACGGGCTGACTGAGCGGCAGTTCCGCAACACCTTCCAGAGGGTCCTGCGCGAGGACGGCGTGACGGGCGAGAACCTGCTCATCGCGCTGGAGTCGAGGCTGGACAACGTCGTCTACCGGCTCGGCTTCGCGGCCAGCCGAAAGGCGGCGCGCCAGCTGGTGGGCCACGGCCACGTCGAGGTGAACGGCCGGCGGGTGGATGTTCCGTCTTTCGTCCTGAAGCAGGGGGACGAGATCCGCGTCGCCCAGGCGAGCCGCGAACTGGAATCGGTGGCGGTCGCCCAGGACCTGGCGTCCAAGGGGCAGGCAGTGCCGTGGATCGCGGTGGACCGCGAGGCCCGGACCGGCAAGGTCACCGAGCGTCCGAGCCGGGACACGATCCCCGTCGCGGCCGAAGAACAGCTGATCGTCGAGCTTTATTCCAAATGA
- the pyrF gene encoding orotidine-5'-phosphate decarboxylase — MAEIAVALDLRDSAAVLGMVDALGADATWYKVGPVLLVSDGPAIVKELVARGKRVFLDLKWHDIPNTVAGAVAAAGAIGAALATVHLAGGARMLAAAAEARRGGLRLVGVGILTSLGGPEYAEVVGRPVTDLAAEQRRLVEHGLGAGLDGFVTAASEAPTVRGLAGPGALLVVPGIRRAADAPDDQRRVTTPGEAVRAGADLLVVGRPITGAPDPRAALRAIREEMDR; from the coding sequence ATGGCCGAGATCGCCGTCGCGCTGGATCTTAGAGACTCCGCCGCCGTACTTGGGATGGTGGACGCACTCGGCGCGGACGCGACGTGGTACAAGGTTGGGCCGGTGCTTCTGGTGAGCGACGGGCCGGCGATCGTGAAGGAGCTGGTGGCGAGGGGCAAGCGCGTGTTCCTGGACCTCAAGTGGCACGACATCCCCAACACGGTGGCGGGCGCGGTGGCGGCGGCGGGTGCGATCGGCGCGGCCCTCGCCACGGTACACCTGGCGGGAGGCGCGCGCATGCTGGCAGCCGCGGCCGAGGCGCGCCGTGGCGGGCTGAGACTGGTCGGCGTCGGGATCCTGACGTCGCTGGGCGGGCCGGAGTACGCGGAGGTGGTGGGACGCCCCGTGACCGACCTCGCCGCGGAGCAGCGCCGGCTGGTGGAGCATGGTCTGGGCGCCGGGCTCGATGGGTTCGTGACCGCCGCGTCGGAAGCGCCCACGGTGCGCGGGCTCGCCGGACCCGGCGCGCTGCTGGTCGTGCCCGGTATCCGCCGCGCCGCCGACGCCCCCGACGACCAGCGCCGCGTCACCACTCCCGGCGAGGCGGTGCGCGCGGGCGCCGATCTGCTCGTGGTCGGCCGGCCGATCACCGGTGCGCCGGATCCGCGCGCGGCGCTGCGCGCGATCCGCGAGGAGATGGACCGGTGA
- the rpsM gene encoding 30S ribosomal protein S13, producing the protein MARISGVDLPRDKRIEVGLMAIFGVGRTTAARILERTGIASSTRVRDLTDNEVSRLRQVIERDFKVEGALRTEVAMNIKRLMDIGCYRGIRHRRGLPVRGQRTRTNARTKKGPRRTIAGKKKVLAKK; encoded by the coding sequence ATGGCACGAATCTCGGGCGTCGACCTTCCGCGCGACAAGCGCATCGAAGTCGGTCTCATGGCCATCTTCGGCGTCGGGCGCACCACGGCCGCGCGCATCCTCGAGCGGACGGGCATCGCGTCGTCCACGCGGGTGCGAGACCTCACCGACAACGAAGTCTCGCGGCTCCGGCAGGTGATCGAGCGCGACTTCAAGGTCGAAGGCGCCCTGCGCACCGAAGTCGCGATGAACATCAAGCGGCTGATGGATATCGGCTGCTACCGCGGCATCCGCCACCGGCGCGGGCTGCCGGTACGCGGGCAGCGCACGCGGACCAACGCGCGGACCAAGAAGGGCCCGCGCCGGACCATCGCCGGAAAGAAGAAAGTGCTGGCTAAGAAGTAA
- the rpsK gene encoding 30S ribosomal protein S11 yields MADEPTTVPAATPAPEGAAAATAAEGDKAPRKAGGKRTKKVVESEGIAHVMATFNNTIVTITDLHGNTVAWGTAGKSGFKGSKKSTPFAATVAAEQAGRDAYNLGVRRVHVRVQGPGSGRESAIQALANAGLNIKSIRDVTPIPHNGCRPPKKRRV; encoded by the coding sequence ATGGCCGACGAACCGACGACCGTACCGGCCGCGACGCCGGCGCCCGAGGGCGCCGCCGCGGCGACCGCTGCCGAAGGGGACAAGGCTCCCCGCAAGGCCGGCGGAAAGCGCACCAAGAAGGTCGTGGAGTCGGAGGGCATCGCGCACGTGATGGCGACCTTCAACAACACGATCGTCACGATCACCGATCTCCACGGTAACACCGTCGCCTGGGGCACCGCCGGGAAGTCGGGGTTCAAGGGATCGAAGAAGTCCACGCCTTTCGCCGCTACCGTCGCGGCCGAGCAGGCGGGGCGCGACGCCTACAATCTCGGCGTCCGCCGGGTGCATGTCCGCGTGCAAGGTCCCGGGTCGGGCCGGGAATCGGCGATCCAGGCGCTCGCTAACGCGGGGCTCAACATCAAGTCCATCCGGGACGTGACGCCGATCCCGCACAACGGCTGCCGCCCTCCGAAGAAGCGCAGGGTCTAG
- the rpmJ gene encoding 50S ribosomal protein L36: MKVRSSVKPVCEHCRVVKRRGVIRVICKRSPKHKQRQG; encoded by the coding sequence TTGAAGGTACGTAGCAGCGTCAAACCGGTCTGTGAGCACTGCAGGGTCGTCAAGCGCCGCGGCGTGATCCGGGTGATCTGCAAGCGCTCCCCAAAACACAAGCAGCGGCAGGGTTAG